Proteins encoded within one genomic window of Macrotis lagotis isolate mMagLag1 chromosome 3, bilby.v1.9.chrom.fasta, whole genome shotgun sequence:
- the LOC141517567 gene encoding phospholipid phosphatase 2-like isoform X1 — MESVRLLLLDAACLLVAALPCLVLNLTRSPPERGFFCSDDTIRYPYRPDTISVDFMAFGIVPASVLGLSAGEACRVFGRRGCSPARLASYAAALYKVLGTYFFGLAVSQSFTDVAKFTTGRLRPNFLAVCDPDWSRVNCSGYVRVEALCRGDPSNVTNSRLSFYSGHSSFIMYCMVFLALYVQSRLRRRPWARLLRPTVQAVLLAFALYVGYTRVDDHMHHWSDVLTGLLLGALLAGLNVGCVSDFFRAGPAAACADEEVPGPVGPEDKQGPLSLSLPEPSQPIDKTGSRQPVINREKLDGSVCLVGEKVSRQYRSLEKERKEVSVPPVYT; from the exons ATGGAGTCCGTCCGGCTGCTGCTGCTGGACGCGGCCTGCCTGCTGGTGGCGGCCCTGCCCTGCCTGGTGCTCAACCTCACCCGCTCCCCGCCCGAGCGCGGCTTCTTCTGCAGCGACGACACCATCCGCTACCCGTACCGCCCGGACACCATCTCCGTGGACTTCATGGCCTTCGGGATCGTCCCGGCCAGCGTGCTGGGGCTGTCGGCGGGGGAGGCCTGCCGCGTCTTCGGCCGGCGCGGCTGCTCGCCGGCGCGCCTGGCCAGCTACGCGGCGGCGCTCTACAAGGTGCTGGGCACCTACTTCTTCGGGCTGGCGGTGAGCCAGTCCTTCACCGACGTGGCCAAGTTCACCACCGGCCGCCTCCGCCCCAACTTCCTGGCGGTCTGCGACCCGGACTGGTCTCGGGTCAACTGCTCGGGCTACGTGCGGGTGGAGGCCCTGTGCCGGGGCGACCCGAGCAACGTCACCAACTCCCGCCTGTCCTTCTACTCGGGCCACTCGTCCTTCATCATGTACTGCATGGTCTTCCTGGCGCTCTACGTGCAGTCCCGGCTGCGCCGCCGGCCCTGGGCACGCCTGCTGCGGCCCACGGTGCAGGCCGTCCTGCTGGCCTTCGCGCTCTACGTGGGCTACACGCGGGTGGACGACCACATGCACCACTGGAGCGACGTGCTGACCGGCCTGCTGCTGGGGGCCCTGCTGGCCGGCCTCAACGTGGGCTGCGTCTCGGACTTCTTCAGGGCCGGCCCCGCTGCCGCCTGCGCCGATGAGGAGGTGCCGGGCCCGGTGGGCCCCGAGGACAAGCAGGGCCCTCTCAG tctttctcttccagagccatcacAGCCCATTGACAAGACAGGGTCAAGACAGCCGGTGATAAATCGAGAGAAATTGGATGGGTCAGTGTGCTTAGTCGGTGAAAAGGTCTCAAGACAATACAGGtctttggagaaggaaagaaaggaggtcAGTGTCCCCCCTGTTTACACATGA
- the LOC141517567 gene encoding phospholipid phosphatase 2-like isoform X2, with translation MESVRLLLLDAACLLVAALPCLVLNLTRSPPERGFFCSDDTIRYPYRPDTISVDFMAFGIVPASVLGLSAGEACRVFGRRGCSPARLASYAAALYKVLGTYFFGLAVSQSFTDVAKFTTGRLRPNFLAVCDPDWSRVNCSGYVRVEALCRGDPSNVTNSRLSFYSGHSSFIMYCMVFLALYVQSRLRRRPWARLLRPTVQAVLLAFALYVGYTRVDDHMHHWSDVLTGLLLGALLAGLNVGCVSDFFRAGPAAACADEEVPGPVGPEDKQGPLSLSLPEPSQPIDKTGSRQPVINREKLDGSVCLVGEKVSRQYRSLEKERKEDSRTVI, from the exons ATGGAGTCCGTCCGGCTGCTGCTGCTGGACGCGGCCTGCCTGCTGGTGGCGGCCCTGCCCTGCCTGGTGCTCAACCTCACCCGCTCCCCGCCCGAGCGCGGCTTCTTCTGCAGCGACGACACCATCCGCTACCCGTACCGCCCGGACACCATCTCCGTGGACTTCATGGCCTTCGGGATCGTCCCGGCCAGCGTGCTGGGGCTGTCGGCGGGGGAGGCCTGCCGCGTCTTCGGCCGGCGCGGCTGCTCGCCGGCGCGCCTGGCCAGCTACGCGGCGGCGCTCTACAAGGTGCTGGGCACCTACTTCTTCGGGCTGGCGGTGAGCCAGTCCTTCACCGACGTGGCCAAGTTCACCACCGGCCGCCTCCGCCCCAACTTCCTGGCGGTCTGCGACCCGGACTGGTCTCGGGTCAACTGCTCGGGCTACGTGCGGGTGGAGGCCCTGTGCCGGGGCGACCCGAGCAACGTCACCAACTCCCGCCTGTCCTTCTACTCGGGCCACTCGTCCTTCATCATGTACTGCATGGTCTTCCTGGCGCTCTACGTGCAGTCCCGGCTGCGCCGCCGGCCCTGGGCACGCCTGCTGCGGCCCACGGTGCAGGCCGTCCTGCTGGCCTTCGCGCTCTACGTGGGCTACACGCGGGTGGACGACCACATGCACCACTGGAGCGACGTGCTGACCGGCCTGCTGCTGGGGGCCCTGCTGGCCGGCCTCAACGTGGGCTGCGTCTCGGACTTCTTCAGGGCCGGCCCCGCTGCCGCCTGCGCCGATGAGGAGGTGCCGGGCCCGGTGGGCCCCGAGGACAAGCAGGGCCCTCTCAG tctttctcttccagagccatcacAGCCCATTGACAAGACAGGGTCAAGACAGCCGGTGATAAATCGAGAGAAATTGGATGGGTCAGTGTGCTTAGTCGGTGAAAAGGTCTCAAGACAATACAGGtctttggagaaggaaagaaaggag
- the LOC141517567 gene encoding phospholipid phosphatase 2-like isoform X3 — protein MESVRLLLLDAACLLVAALPCLVLNLTRSPPERGFFCSDDTIRYPYRPDTISVDFMAFGIVPASVLGLSAGEACRVFGRRGCSPARLASYAAALYKVLGTYFFGLAVSQSFTDVAKFTTGRLRPNFLAVCDPDWSRVNCSGYVRVEALCRGDPSNVTNSRLSFYSGHSSFIMYCMVFLALYVQSRLRRRPWARLLRPTVQAVLLAFALYVGYTRVDDHMHHWSDVLTGLLLGALLAGLNVGCVSDFFRAGPAAACADEEVPGPVGPEDKQGPLRAITAH, from the exons ATGGAGTCCGTCCGGCTGCTGCTGCTGGACGCGGCCTGCCTGCTGGTGGCGGCCCTGCCCTGCCTGGTGCTCAACCTCACCCGCTCCCCGCCCGAGCGCGGCTTCTTCTGCAGCGACGACACCATCCGCTACCCGTACCGCCCGGACACCATCTCCGTGGACTTCATGGCCTTCGGGATCGTCCCGGCCAGCGTGCTGGGGCTGTCGGCGGGGGAGGCCTGCCGCGTCTTCGGCCGGCGCGGCTGCTCGCCGGCGCGCCTGGCCAGCTACGCGGCGGCGCTCTACAAGGTGCTGGGCACCTACTTCTTCGGGCTGGCGGTGAGCCAGTCCTTCACCGACGTGGCCAAGTTCACCACCGGCCGCCTCCGCCCCAACTTCCTGGCGGTCTGCGACCCGGACTGGTCTCGGGTCAACTGCTCGGGCTACGTGCGGGTGGAGGCCCTGTGCCGGGGCGACCCGAGCAACGTCACCAACTCCCGCCTGTCCTTCTACTCGGGCCACTCGTCCTTCATCATGTACTGCATGGTCTTCCTGGCGCTCTACGTGCAGTCCCGGCTGCGCCGCCGGCCCTGGGCACGCCTGCTGCGGCCCACGGTGCAGGCCGTCCTGCTGGCCTTCGCGCTCTACGTGGGCTACACGCGGGTGGACGACCACATGCACCACTGGAGCGACGTGCTGACCGGCCTGCTGCTGGGGGCCCTGCTGGCCGGCCTCAACGTGGGCTGCGTCTCGGACTTCTTCAGGGCCGGCCCCGCTGCCGCCTGCGCCGATGAGGAGGTGCCGGGCCCGGTGGGCCCCGAGGACAAGCAGGGCCCTCTCAG agccatcacAGCCCATTGA